One window from the genome of Amaranthus tricolor cultivar Red isolate AtriRed21 chromosome 9, ASM2621246v1, whole genome shotgun sequence encodes:
- the LOC130823199 gene encoding uncharacterized protein LOC130823199, translating into MNCLFWNIRGIEKGEKILPIRTLVEKKKVLFMGLVETKHKRSVRNRMKRMWGNDDYDICEVYESETNEGGVIAVWDKQTFVSSIKHMGSRWILIEGCMKKNNFECCVGVIYGHNDRMGIRAMFEELKQRVVSINKPILLLGDFNVTLHEGERTGPFRCDRSMNDFSEWITDLRLLDLPLQGLKFTWRRNESKSRLDRALCCHTWLSSFPHLRL; encoded by the coding sequence ATGAATTGCCTATTTTGGAATATTCGTGGTATTGAAAAAGGCGAGAAAATCTTACCTATTAGAACGCTAGTGGAAAAAAAGAAAGTTTTATTTATGGGTCTTGTGGAGACTAAACATAAAAGATCTGTTCGAAATAGGATGAAGAGGATGTGGGGTAATGATGATTATGATATCTGTGAAGTCTATGAATCTGAAACGAACGAGGGTGGTGTGATTGCGGTGTGGGATAAACAAACATTCGTTTCCTCAATTAAACACATGGGAAGTCGATGGATCCTTATTGAAGGTTGTATGAAGAAGAATAATTTTGAATGTTGTGTGGGTGTCATTTATGGGCATAATGATAGAATGGGAATACGTGCTATGTTTGAAGAGCTTAAACAGAGAGTGGTTAGTATCAACAAACCAATACTGCTGCTTGGTGATTTCAATGTCACATTACACGAAGGGGAAAGAACCGGACCCTTCAGATGCGACCGTAGCATGAATGATTTCTCGGAATGGATTACAGATTTGAGATTGCTTGATTTACCCTTACAGGGACTGAAATTTACCTGGAGAAGAAATGAATCAAAAAGTAGACTTGATAGAGCTCTATGTTGCCACACATGGCTCAGCTCCTTCCCGCATCTGAGGCTATAG
- the LOC130823198 gene encoding uncharacterized protein LOC130823198 has protein sequence MYNAWKITGIPCKHAVRAILHSSQDPIRFCSDWYSCKMYKQAYASIIRSIPDPEHWPEMQFPLIKPPMMKRVIERPIKNKKRKADEEQKGKKSKTVKCSICKEFGHNVKTCNGGLTAKQKKGKRTISTRSSSKAS, from the coding sequence ATGTACAACGCATGGAAAATCACTGGGATCCCTTGCAAGCATGCTGTGAGGGCCATTCTACATTCAAGCCAAGATCCCATAAGGTTTTGCAGTGATTGGTACAGTTGCAAAATGTACAAGCAAGCATATGCAAGCATTATTAGATCTATTCCAGACCCTGAGCATTGGCCAGAAATGCAGTTCCCACTAATTAAGCCACCAATGATGAAGAGAGTAATTGAAAGACCTATAAAGAATAAAAAGAGGAAAGCAGACGAAGAACAAAAGGGGAAAAAGTCTAAGACAGTGAAGTGTAGTATATGCAAGGAGTTTGGACACAATGTGAAGACTTGCAATGGTGGATTGACTGCTAAGCAAAAGAAGGGTAAAAGGACGATTTCTACGCGGTCATCTTCAAAAGCATCCTAA